The proteins below come from a single Chryseobacterium nepalense genomic window:
- a CDS encoding WbqC family protein — protein MNTILLPVFYLPPISWFSAFLNSENEIIFEQFESFPKQTYRNRANIYGANGKLSLIIPISHNGKREYKDIEISYREDWQNLHWKSIKTAYQSSPYFEFYEDKLRKIFEIKEKNLLDFNLKALEIIQQILKTEKAYSLNVEYIKNPQELNFREKFSAKKNSEFEMEEYYQTFSDKSGFLKDLSILDLICNKGPESLTYIKNIKQSY, from the coding sequence ATGAACACAATATTATTACCGGTATTTTATTTACCACCTATCTCATGGTTTTCAGCTTTTCTGAATTCTGAAAATGAAATTATATTTGAACAGTTTGAAAGCTTTCCGAAGCAGACCTACAGAAACAGAGCCAATATATACGGAGCAAATGGTAAACTATCTTTAATTATACCTATTTCCCATAACGGGAAAAGAGAATATAAAGATATTGAAATTTCGTACCGGGAAGATTGGCAAAACCTCCACTGGAAGTCTATTAAAACAGCGTATCAAAGTTCTCCGTATTTCGAGTTCTATGAAGATAAGCTTAGGAAAATTTTTGAAATTAAAGAAAAAAACCTGCTGGACTTTAATCTGAAAGCACTTGAAATCATTCAACAGATTCTTAAAACCGAAAAGGCATACTCTTTGAATGTAGAATACATCAAAAATCCTCAAGAACTAAATTTCAGGGAAAAATTTTCAGCAAAAAAAAATTCAGAATTTGAGATGGAAGAATATTATCAGACATTTTCCGATAAATCAGGATTCTTAAAAGATTTATCAATTTTAGATCTTATTTGTAACAAAGGACCCGAATCTCTTACTTATATTAAAAATATTAAACAATCATACTAA
- the lepB gene encoding signal peptidase I — protein MFKNKIYNIVLLAGSFIITLLIIAKLSGVLQYAYVPQAGCEPNIKKGSFVIVTNILPYEKFKLLTYNQNSEKFGKGVYIQRLVGTEGDKIQIKNGNLFVNNGLADKGIRLKHLYKIDRAFVNDLMLKGVSENEFYQIDYNYFLTNLSENQLSDHFFYERFINPNQDKDIVKIYHKDWTADNFGPVTIPPGKVFFLGDNRNASLDSRFIGFVDESEITGSVIYPKN, from the coding sequence ATGTTTAAAAATAAAATTTACAATATAGTTCTCCTTGCAGGAAGCTTTATTATTACGCTTTTAATTATTGCAAAACTCTCCGGAGTTTTGCAATATGCTTATGTACCCCAGGCTGGTTGTGAACCAAACATAAAAAAAGGTTCATTTGTGATTGTTACCAATATCCTTCCTTATGAAAAATTTAAATTATTGACGTATAATCAAAACTCAGAAAAATTTGGTAAAGGTGTCTATATTCAAAGACTAGTAGGTACAGAGGGAGATAAGATCCAGATTAAAAATGGTAATCTATTTGTAAATAACGGATTGGCTGATAAGGGAATTCGTTTAAAACATTTATATAAAATTGACAGAGCTTTTGTTAATGATTTAATGTTAAAAGGAGTTTCTGAAAATGAATTCTACCAGATCGATTATAACTACTTCCTGACTAATCTAAGCGAAAATCAACTTAGTGACCACTTCTTTTACGAAAGGTTCATAAATCCCAATCAAGATAAGGATATTGTGAAAATTTACCATAAAGATTGGACGGCAGATAATTTCGGACCGGTTACGATTCCTCCGGGAAAAGTGTTTTTTCTTGGAGATAATAGAAATGCAAGTCTGGATTCAAGGTTTATTGGATTTGTTGATGAAAGTGAAATAACGGGAAGCGTTATTTATCCTAAAAATTAA
- the lepB gene encoding signal peptidase I yields MNYFLTYTVYVLILSVLMGISTWKLFKKLGYNPLFAFIPFYNYFIILKETKHPKWWAILSYLPIVGPIMMSVFHLYLMKKFGKTLFKDQLLTVILPFIYMATVNYGKDVELEDENELFLTDEEKEAKKKDSFLGSVTFAVVFATIIHVFVTQPFGIPTGSMERTLLVGDFLFVNKWSYGYRLPMRPLAIPFLQGTIFDAGEKGNPKDDPKSYVDGVKLPYERILQFNKPQKHDVVVFNYPQDSVHTAIDRKDPYVKRCVAVAGDTFEMRGGRLYVNGKPETILGDQEIQHAYTVNTGTQLDIPGMYNTYGFLPVREMQNEKGGFTYMFQGLTDQTAKDIKALPNVISIEENINPKDSATISYKLNADKSAYTKSIDTTQSIFPINKPWNQDWYGPLRIPKKGDVVTLNQETLPEYQWIISEYEHNSLENKNGKIFINGKETNQYTIKQDYYMMVGDNRDASLDARFFGFVPEENIVGKPMFTWLSIEGAFSDASSSYQANKGWFFGKTIRWDRMFKATNTGEANKTSYWWIAAMILILFFGWEYFVKLFRKKKTDDE; encoded by the coding sequence ATGAATTATTTTTTAACTTATACAGTTTACGTTCTCATTTTATCTGTATTGATGGGGATTTCAACATGGAAACTGTTCAAAAAGCTCGGGTATAATCCACTCTTCGCTTTTATTCCTTTCTACAACTATTTTATTATTTTAAAGGAAACCAAACACCCGAAATGGTGGGCTATACTGTCGTATTTACCGATCGTAGGACCGATTATGATGTCAGTGTTTCATTTATACCTGATGAAAAAGTTCGGGAAAACGCTTTTCAAGGATCAGCTTCTTACGGTAATCCTTCCTTTTATATACATGGCAACCGTTAATTATGGTAAAGATGTAGAGTTGGAAGATGAAAATGAATTGTTTCTTACAGATGAAGAGAAAGAAGCAAAGAAGAAAGACTCTTTCCTGGGGTCGGTGACTTTTGCAGTGGTTTTTGCAACGATCATCCACGTTTTCGTTACCCAGCCTTTCGGGATTCCTACAGGATCTATGGAAAGAACTTTACTCGTGGGAGATTTCCTTTTCGTTAATAAATGGAGCTACGGATACAGACTTCCGATGCGTCCATTGGCCATACCTTTTCTTCAGGGAACAATTTTCGATGCCGGTGAAAAAGGGAATCCTAAAGACGATCCAAAGTCATACGTTGATGGAGTAAAGTTACCTTACGAAAGAATATTGCAGTTTAATAAACCGCAGAAACATGATGTGGTCGTTTTCAATTATCCTCAGGATTCAGTACACACGGCGATCGACAGAAAAGATCCTTACGTAAAAAGATGTGTAGCTGTTGCAGGCGATACTTTTGAAATGAGAGGCGGAAGATTATATGTCAACGGAAAACCGGAGACGATTTTAGGAGATCAGGAAATTCAGCATGCTTATACAGTAAACACAGGAACCCAGCTTGATATTCCGGGTATGTATAATACTTACGGATTTTTGCCTGTAAGAGAAATGCAGAATGAAAAAGGCGGATTTACCTACATGTTTCAGGGGCTTACGGATCAAACGGCTAAAGATATTAAAGCTTTGCCTAATGTGATTAGTATTGAAGAAAATATTAATCCTAAAGATTCGGCAACAATTTCTTATAAACTTAATGCTGATAAAAGCGCTTATACAAAAAGTATTGATACTACTCAATCTATTTTCCCGATCAATAAACCATGGAATCAGGATTGGTACGGTCCTTTGAGGATTCCTAAAAAAGGCGATGTGGTTACTTTAAATCAGGAAACACTGCCGGAATATCAGTGGATCATTTCCGAGTACGAACACAATAGTTTAGAAAATAAAAATGGTAAAATTTTTATCAACGGGAAAGAAACCAATCAGTACACCATCAAACAGGATTACTATATGATGGTGGGAGACAACAGAGATGCATCGTTAGATGCAAGGTTCTTCGGTTTTGTTCCTGAAGAAAATATTGTCGGAAAACCGATGTTTACATGGTTAAGTATAGAGGGAGCTTTCTCTGATGCGAGTTCTTCCTATCAGGCAAATAAAGGATGGTTCTTTGGAAAAACAATTCGTTGGGACAGAATGTTTAAAGCAACAAACACCGGAGAAGCTAACAAAACTTCTTACTGGTGGATCGCAGCAATGATTCTTATCTTATTCTTCGGATGGGAATATTTTGTGAAATTATTCAGAAAGAAAAAAACAGACGACGAATAA
- the dapB gene encoding 4-hydroxy-tetrahydrodipicolinate reductase: MKIALVGYGKMGKIIDEIATKRGHEVVARLKETPTAENLNNPDVVIEFSLPEVAYENIKECLKNKIPVICGTTGWLEKKPEIEQLAVENNAAFLYGSNFSLGVNLFFALNEKLADLMKNVDEYSCQLEEIHHVHKKDAPSGTAISIAEGIFKNNPKFNSWKLEETQGNQLGIFAIREDEVPGTHSVFYRSEVDEIEIKHTAFNRDGFALGAVVAAEWIKDKKGNFTMKDVLGL, translated from the coding sequence ATGAAAATAGCACTTGTTGGATACGGCAAAATGGGTAAAATCATTGATGAAATAGCTACTAAAAGAGGTCATGAAGTTGTTGCCAGACTTAAAGAAACTCCAACTGCTGAAAATCTTAATAATCCGGATGTGGTTATTGAATTTTCTTTGCCTGAAGTAGCTTACGAAAATATCAAAGAATGTCTTAAGAATAAAATTCCCGTAATCTGCGGAACAACAGGATGGCTTGAGAAAAAGCCTGAAATTGAGCAGCTGGCTGTTGAGAATAATGCGGCGTTTTTATATGGTTCAAATTTTAGTCTGGGCGTGAATTTATTTTTTGCCTTAAATGAAAAACTGGCAGATTTAATGAAAAACGTTGATGAATATTCCTGTCAGCTGGAAGAAATTCATCATGTCCATAAAAAAGATGCACCCAGCGGAACAGCTATTTCCATTGCGGAAGGCATTTTCAAAAATAATCCGAAATTCAATTCCTGGAAGCTGGAAGAAACCCAGGGAAATCAGTTGGGAATCTTTGCAATTCGCGAAGACGAAGTTCCGGGAACACACAGCGTATTTTACAGAAGTGAGGTAGATGAAATTGAGATCAAGCATACCGCTTTTAATAGAGATGGTTTCGCTCTCGGAGCCGTGGTTGCTGCAGAATGGATTAAGGATAAAAAAGGAAATTTCACGATGAAAGATGTTTTGGGGCTTTAA
- a CDS encoding DUF5683 domain-containing protein, with the protein MKKILFTFFLCLSVIAFSQVNPNDTIRVEYHPKDSISIENNNTKTEENVVSDLEKANGPTNNTLKLNPTRAGLYSAVFPGLGQFYNKKYWKVPIVWGAVGAGVGIAVWNDNQYRKYREYYIAKLNGTPNEFVDSHPWLDKVALGNAQDRAKRQRDYAIAGTALIYILNIVDAVVDAHLYESRKDPDLSFAPSVIQDQYGIAPPKTGISLSYKF; encoded by the coding sequence ATGAAAAAAATACTTTTCACCTTTTTTCTGTGTCTTTCCGTAATTGCCTTTTCTCAGGTTAATCCTAATGATACCATCAGGGTAGAATATCACCCGAAAGACAGTATCTCCATAGAAAACAACAATACCAAGACAGAAGAAAATGTTGTTTCGGATCTTGAAAAAGCAAACGGACCGACTAATAATACGCTTAAGCTTAATCCTACAAGAGCGGGGCTTTATTCTGCCGTTTTTCCCGGGTTAGGACAATTCTACAACAAAAAATACTGGAAAGTTCCCATCGTTTGGGGAGCTGTTGGCGCCGGGGTAGGAATTGCCGTCTGGAACGATAATCAATACCGGAAATACCGGGAATATTATATCGCAAAACTCAATGGTACACCCAATGAGTTTGTTGATTCTCATCCATGGCTGGATAAAGTAGCGTTGGGAAATGCACAGGATCGCGCCAAAAGACAGCGAGATTATGCTATTGCCGGAACAGCATTAATTTATATTCTGAATATTGTAGATGCCGTAGTAGATGCACATCTCTATGAAAGCCGAAAAGATCCGGATCTTTCATTTGCTCCTTCTGTAATCCAGGATCAGTACGGAATCGCACCTCCCAAAACAGGGATCAGTTTAAGTTATAAATTTTAA
- a CDS encoding ParB/RepB/Spo0J family partition protein, with amino-acid sequence MKDKKRAMGRGLGAILSAESKATINSATDEGADKFVGNIVEISIEDIYPNATQPRTYFDEKALNELAQSIKNLGVIQPITLRKDGEKFEIISGERRYRASKLAGLETIPAYIRLVNDQELLEMALVENIQREDLDAIEIALTYQRLMDEIGLTQENLSQRVGKDRSTITNSIRLLRLNPDIQNAIRSGEISAGHGRAIISLENEEHQQILFDLIIKEKLNVRQAEQAATALKNPISPAAKRAKAELSNNYKRAQKTIADILDVKVEIKTSGNGKKGKIVLDFKNEDELEYILSHIK; translated from the coding sequence ATGAAGGATAAAAAAAGAGCGATGGGACGCGGATTGGGCGCTATTCTTAGTGCAGAATCCAAGGCAACGATCAATTCTGCAACCGATGAAGGAGCAGATAAGTTTGTAGGAAATATCGTTGAAATTTCAATAGAAGATATTTATCCGAACGCGACCCAACCAAGAACATATTTTGACGAAAAGGCATTAAACGAACTTGCCCAGTCTATCAAAAACTTAGGTGTAATCCAGCCGATTACGTTGAGAAAAGATGGAGAGAAGTTTGAAATCATATCGGGAGAAAGACGTTACAGAGCCAGTAAATTAGCCGGTCTGGAAACAATTCCTGCCTATATTCGTCTGGTAAATGATCAGGAACTCCTGGAAATGGCTCTTGTTGAAAACATCCAGAGGGAAGATCTTGATGCTATAGAAATTGCATTAACCTATCAAAGATTAATGGATGAGATCGGTCTTACGCAGGAGAATCTCAGCCAGAGAGTGGGGAAAGACAGAAGTACAATTACCAACTCCATCAGGTTATTAAGGTTAAATCCGGATATTCAGAATGCCATCAGAAGCGGAGAAATTTCTGCAGGGCACGGAAGGGCAATTATCAGTCTTGAAAATGAAGAACATCAGCAGATTCTTTTTGATCTTATTATTAAAGAAAAACTTAATGTTCGCCAGGCTGAACAGGCTGCTACAGCTTTAAAAAATCCAATATCTCCTGCCGCAAAAAGAGCAAAGGCAGAGCTTTCCAATAATTACAAGAGGGCTCAGAAAACGATCGCGGATATACTGGATGTAAAAGTGGAAATTAAAACCTCCGGAAACGGTAAAAAAGGTAAAATTGTTCTTGACTTCAAAAATGAAGATGAGCTTGAATATATTTTATCTCATATTAAATAA
- a CDS encoding ParA family protein, whose amino-acid sequence MAKIIGIANQKGGVGKTTTAVNLAAALGVLEKKILIIDADPQANATSGLGVDDVQYSTYNLLEHSVETEKCIKQTATPNLDIVPSHIDLVAAEIELVDKEDREYMLKKALQSVRDNYDYIIIDCAPSLGLITVNALTAADSVIIPIQCEYFALEGLGKLLNTIKNVQKIHNKDLDIEGLLLTMYDSRLRLSNQVVEEVNAHFPEMVFETIISRNVRLSEAPSFGESILNYDAESKGAVQYIQLAEEVLLKNEKLVKN is encoded by the coding sequence ATGGCAAAAATCATAGGTATCGCTAATCAGAAAGGAGGTGTTGGAAAAACAACAACAGCTGTTAATTTAGCCGCGGCATTAGGGGTATTGGAAAAGAAAATATTAATCATTGATGCTGATCCTCAGGCCAATGCAACTTCCGGTTTAGGAGTGGATGATGTTCAGTATTCTACATACAACTTATTGGAGCACAGTGTTGAAACAGAAAAATGCATCAAGCAGACGGCAACACCAAATCTCGACATCGTGCCTTCACACATCGATCTTGTAGCAGCAGAAATTGAGCTGGTAGACAAGGAAGACAGAGAATACATGCTGAAAAAAGCCCTGCAGAGTGTCAGAGACAATTATGACTATATCATCATTGACTGTGCACCAAGTTTGGGTCTGATCACCGTAAATGCTCTTACGGCTGCTGACTCTGTAATTATTCCGATCCAGTGTGAATATTTCGCATTGGAGGGTTTAGGGAAGCTCCTCAACACCATTAAAAATGTACAGAAAATTCACAATAAAGACCTTGATATCGAAGGTTTACTGCTTACGATGTATGACAGCAGATTGAGATTATCCAATCAGGTGGTGGAAGAAGTGAATGCACACTTCCCGGAAATGGTTTTTGAAACCATTATCAGCAGAAACGTACGTTTAAGCGAAGCGCCAAGTTTCGGGGAAAGTATCCTGAATTATGATGCCGAAAGTAAAGGAGCGGTTCAGTACATCCAGCTTGCAGAAGAAGTGCTGTTGAAAAATGAAAAATTAGTAAAGAATTAA
- a CDS encoding energy transducer TonB — MKHMHQNQEFRFNEVLFEHRNKQYGAYVLRNESDRILTKALFIGVSILAAISLTPLIANAFKSEPIKEPIYDGGHIFKPVITPEKDPPAPVKPQPVPEKIKTVDKTVPEPKAIVTNEKKLITLKDEQNAAAGIQTSEGKEVPTIKYVPIAPPITSGENTQQVVQPKVQPKEDNSPKTVVDVEASFVGGLDSFRNKVMNNFDGSGFDSGEVMKTMVTFIVEKDGTISGIKADGKDVDFNSEAMRTIKSIKGKWVPAKVNGQPVRSYFKFPISMKFDN; from the coding sequence ATGAAACACATGCATCAGAATCAGGAATTTCGTTTCAACGAAGTTCTTTTCGAGCACCGCAACAAGCAATACGGTGCCTATGTCTTAAGAAATGAATCAGACAGAATTTTAACGAAAGCACTTTTTATAGGAGTGAGCATTTTAGCGGCGATTTCTTTGACACCTTTAATTGCAAATGCTTTTAAATCCGAACCTATTAAGGAACCTATTTACGATGGAGGGCATATTTTTAAACCGGTTATAACCCCTGAAAAAGATCCGCCTGCACCAGTAAAACCTCAACCTGTTCCTGAGAAAATAAAAACGGTTGATAAAACTGTTCCTGAACCAAAAGCAATTGTTACTAATGAGAAAAAATTAATAACTCTTAAGGATGAGCAAAATGCAGCTGCAGGTATACAGACATCAGAAGGAAAAGAAGTTCCTACTATAAAATATGTGCCAATAGCACCTCCTATTACTAGTGGAGAAAATACACAACAGGTAGTGCAACCTAAAGTGCAGCCAAAGGAAGATAATTCTCCTAAAACAGTTGTCGACGTAGAAGCAAGTTTTGTAGGCGGTCTGGATTCTTTTAGAAATAAAGTAATGAATAACTTTGACGGATCAGGATTTGATTCCGGTGAAGTAATGAAGACGATGGTTACTTTTATTGTAGAGAAAGATGGTACTATTTCGGGAATCAAAGCTGATGGAAAAGATGTGGATTTTAATAGTGAAGCGATGAGAACTATTAAAAGCATTAAAGGGAAATGGGTGCCTGCGAAAGTAAACGGACAACCTGTAAGAAGCTACTTTAAATTCCCGATTTCCATGAAGTTCGATAATTAA
- a CDS encoding adenylosuccinate synthase, with amino-acid sequence MSTYVVVGLQYGDEGKGKITDVLSAKSDYVVRFQGGDNAGHTVYVGDEKFVLHLLPSGVLQCKGKCIIANGVVVNPKSFIKEVNQIESKGLRTDHIFISRRAHVIMPYHILLDTYREEEHGGTQIGTTKKGIGPCYEDKIARVGIRMIDLLNPEILRDKIEKNLKIKNSLFEKYFDKPTLDVEEIYNEYLEIGKQLQDRIVDTELELNEAIRDGKNVLFEGAQALMLDIDFGTYPYVTSSSPSTGGVCSGAGVPPTSLQNLIGVAKAYCTRVGNGPFPSELDNELGESIRQIGGEFGATTGRPRRTGWLDLVSLKHACMINGINNLVITKLDVLTGIENLKVVTHYKTEDGKIIDYFTSSTEKLYNYEPIYQDLPGWKEDITKARSYDELPQTAQEYIEFIEKYLGINVYLVSVGPERSQNIIRKELF; translated from the coding sequence ATGTCAACTTACGTAGTTGTAGGTCTTCAGTACGGAGATGAAGGGAAAGGAAAAATCACGGATGTTTTATCGGCAAAATCGGATTATGTGGTGCGCTTCCAGGGGGGAGACAACGCAGGTCATACCGTATATGTAGGCGATGAAAAATTCGTATTGCACCTTCTTCCGTCGGGAGTTCTTCAGTGCAAAGGGAAATGTATCATTGCCAACGGAGTAGTGGTAAACCCTAAATCTTTCATTAAGGAGGTGAATCAGATCGAAAGCAAAGGCTTGAGAACGGATCATATTTTCATCAGCAGAAGAGCGCATGTCATCATGCCTTATCACATTCTTTTGGATACGTACCGTGAAGAAGAGCACGGAGGAACGCAGATCGGAACCACTAAAAAAGGGATCGGACCTTGCTACGAAGACAAAATTGCCAGAGTGGGAATCAGAATGATCGATCTTCTGAACCCTGAGATTTTAAGAGACAAAATCGAGAAAAACTTAAAAATCAAAAATTCTCTTTTTGAAAAATATTTCGATAAACCTACACTGGACGTTGAAGAAATTTACAACGAATATTTAGAAATCGGAAAACAACTTCAGGACAGAATCGTAGATACGGAACTGGAACTGAATGAAGCCATCAGAGACGGTAAAAATGTTTTATTCGAAGGAGCGCAGGCTTTAATGCTTGACATTGACTTCGGAACATATCCGTATGTAACATCCTCTTCTCCATCTACAGGAGGTGTTTGTTCGGGAGCGGGAGTTCCGCCAACTTCTCTTCAAAACTTAATCGGTGTTGCTAAGGCATACTGTACAAGAGTGGGTAATGGGCCTTTTCCATCAGAATTGGACAATGAATTAGGAGAAAGCATCAGACAGATTGGGGGTGAATTCGGAGCAACAACAGGTAGACCAAGAAGAACGGGTTGGTTAGACCTTGTTTCGTTGAAACATGCTTGTATGATCAATGGAATCAATAACTTAGTAATTACCAAACTGGATGTTCTTACGGGGATTGAAAATCTGAAAGTAGTAACGCATTATAAAACGGAAGACGGCAAAATCATCGATTATTTCACTTCTTCAACAGAGAAATTATACAACTACGAACCAATTTACCAGGACCTTCCGGGTTGGAAAGAAGATATCACGAAAGCAAGAAGCTATGATGAACTTCCGCAAACGGCTCAGGAATATATAGAGTTTATAGAAAAGTATTTAGGAATCAACGTTTATTTGGTTTCTGTAGGTCCTGAAAGAAGTCAGAACATTATCAGAAAAGAATTATTCTAA
- a CDS encoding ABC-F family ATP-binding cassette domain-containing protein: MIFLHDITFGFPAGDLLFNSITLTIPSQSKSALVGSNGMGKSTLLKIMAKEMEPLQGNINAEGELFYVPQMFGNFNKLTIAQCLKIDKKLKALQKITNGEIDEIYFETLNDDWDIEERCQQALHSWKLENLDLNQKLENLSGGQKTKVFLAGIQINQPEIILLDEPTNHLDLEGRNLLYDFIEKSNATIVMVSHDRTLLNLADTIFELSNQGISSYGGNYDFYAEQKAIENEALQNDIHAKERALKKAKEKERETLERKQKLDTRGRGKQEKSGVARIMMNTLRNNAEKNSSKLKAVHAGKINDISGDLRDLRSSVRNLDQMKVNFNDSDLHSGKILISVEDMNFRYHDKNLWKENLHLEIRSGDRIAIKGSNGSGKTTLIKLLLGDLLPASGSVSRSDFNTIYIDQEYSLLNKTTTVYEFAQQFNDHAMQESEVKTLLSRFLFGKETWDKKCDVLSGGERLRLLLCGLSISNNAPDMIILDEPTNNLDLQNVEILTNSIKDYHGTLVVISHDGVFLEEIGIVSAVLLEL; this comes from the coding sequence ATGATTTTTTTACACGATATAACTTTTGGGTTTCCCGCAGGAGATCTGCTGTTTAATTCTATTACTTTAACGATACCATCTCAATCAAAATCCGCTTTGGTGGGAAGCAACGGCATGGGGAAATCCACACTTCTGAAGATTATGGCAAAAGAAATGGAACCTTTGCAGGGAAATATCAATGCAGAAGGAGAACTGTTTTATGTTCCGCAAATGTTCGGAAACTTTAATAAACTAACCATTGCGCAATGTCTTAAAATTGATAAAAAACTTAAGGCCCTTCAAAAAATTACAAATGGGGAAATAGATGAAATTTATTTTGAAACGTTGAACGACGATTGGGATATCGAAGAACGTTGTCAACAGGCTTTGCATTCTTGGAAGCTTGAAAATTTAGATCTCAATCAAAAACTGGAAAACTTGAGCGGCGGACAAAAAACAAAAGTTTTCCTGGCGGGAATTCAGATTAATCAACCCGAAATTATCTTGCTGGACGAACCGACCAATCATCTTGATCTGGAAGGCAGGAATCTGCTGTATGATTTTATTGAGAAATCAAATGCAACAATTGTTATGGTCAGTCACGACCGAACTTTGCTGAATCTCGCAGATACAATTTTTGAACTCAGCAACCAGGGGATTTCCAGCTATGGCGGCAATTATGACTTTTATGCTGAACAGAAAGCGATTGAAAATGAGGCTCTGCAGAATGATATTCATGCTAAAGAAAGAGCGTTGAAAAAGGCCAAAGAAAAGGAACGCGAAACGCTGGAACGAAAGCAGAAGCTTGATACGAGAGGAAGAGGAAAGCAGGAAAAATCAGGTGTTGCCAGGATTATGATGAATACGCTGCGAAATAATGCCGAGAAAAATTCTTCGAAGTTGAAAGCGGTTCATGCCGGGAAAATTAATGATATTTCCGGGGATTTGCGGGATTTGCGTTCGTCAGTGAGAAATTTGGATCAGATGAAGGTGAACTTTAATGATTCGGATTTGCATTCCGGGAAAATTCTGATTTCAGTTGAGGATATGAATTTTAGATATCATGATAAAAATCTTTGGAAAGAAAATCTCCATCTTGAAATCCGAAGCGGTGACCGGATCGCCATTAAAGGTTCGAACGGTTCCGGAAAAACGACTTTGATTAAATTGCTATTGGGAGATCTGCTGCCTGCTTCCGGGAGTGTTTCGAGGTCGGATTTCAATACGATTTATATTGATCAGGAATATTCTTTACTCAATAAAACGACGACCGTGTATGAATTTGCCCAACAGTTCAACGATCACGCGATGCAGGAATCGGAAGTGAAAACCTTATTGTCAAGATTTTTATTCGGAAAGGAAACCTGGGATAAAAAATGTGATGTGTTAAGCGGCGGCGAACGTCTTCGGCTTTTGCTGTGCGGACTTTCCATCAGCAATAATGCTCCCGATATGATTATTCTTGATGAACCGACGAATAATTTAGACCTCCAAAATGTGGAAATTCTGACGAATTCTATTAAGGATTATCATGGAACGTTGGTGGTGATTTCGCATGATGGGGTGTTTTTGGAGGAGATTGGGATTGTGAGTGCGGTGTTGCTGGAGTTGTAA
- a CDS encoding phosphoribosyltransferase, giving the protein MESIKVHDKTFVPYLEDAEIQEIVKATALKIYEDHKDEVPVFIGVLNGVIMFFSDLLKHYPGPCEIAFIQMSSYVGTESTGIVYQKMELTKDVKDRHIILVEDIVDTGNTVESLFKYFKETQRPKSVKLASFLLKPEVYKKDFKLDYIGKEIPNKFVLGYGLDYDELGRNLPNLYQLEEGQINH; this is encoded by the coding sequence ATGGAAAGTATTAAAGTTCACGACAAAACTTTCGTTCCTTATCTGGAGGACGCCGAAATTCAGGAAATTGTAAAAGCAACCGCTTTAAAAATTTATGAAGATCACAAGGATGAAGTTCCTGTTTTCATCGGAGTATTGAACGGGGTGATCATGTTCTTCTCGGATCTGCTGAAGCATTACCCGGGTCCTTGCGAAATTGCTTTTATCCAGATGAGCTCTTATGTAGGAACGGAATCTACGGGAATCGTTTACCAGAAAATGGAATTGACGAAAGACGTGAAAGACCGTCATATCATTTTGGTGGAAGATATTGTGGATACCGGAAATACAGTGGAAAGCCTTTTCAAATACTTCAAGGAAACACAACGCCCGAAATCGGTAAAGCTGGCCTCATTCCTTCTGAAACCGGAAGTGTATAAAAAAGATTTCAAGCTGGATTATATCGGAAAAGAGATTCCAAACAAATTTGTTCTCGGCTACGGACTGGATTACGATGAATTGGGAAGAAATTTACCAAATCTGTATCAACTGGAAGAAGGACAAATCAACCACTAA